Part of the Bacillus cereus group sp. RP43 genome is shown below.
TTTTTAACCATTTTTCAAAAATGTATCGTGCTTCTTCATCATCAATATCATCATTAAATGAATATACTTTTATGCCATAGTCATCTATATATTCACCTAGCTTCATTTTCTCCACTTTTTTGTAAAAATCATCTGCCTCATAGTGTGGAATATAGGCATCCCAAATTGGTTCATTTATTCTTTTGTACGCTGTCACTTCTAAATCATATCCATCTTCATAATATCCGATGTGATAATGTTTACTAGGAT
Proteins encoded:
- a CDS encoding DUF3986 family protein — protein: MEKYDPSKHYHIGYYEDGYDLEVTAYKRINEPIWDAYIPHYEADDFYKKVEKMKLGEYIDDYGIKVYSFNDDIDDEEARYIFEKWLKTNRIV